GTAGTCGCGTCCGGGGGGCAGGGCCGGGAGGCTGCGCAAGGAGGTGGGGTCGGCCCAGATGACCAGTGGGCTCGTGCCGTCGGCCACGGCGTGGGCCAGGGCCTCGATGCCGGTGCGGGAGCAGGCGATCACGCCGGCAAGCTGCCGCGGGCCTTGCTCTCTTCGCAGGTAGACGCGTGGGCCCTCCAGGGTGAAGTCGAGCACCGAGCCGGGCGGGTGCGCGCAGGCGGGGTAGGGCAGGTAGCCGCCCTTGATGCCCAAGGCGGGGTCGGGGACGACGGAGCGGCTGAGGATGTTGCCCCAGCCGTGGTCTTCGCCCGGCGTCTCCGGGGGAAGGGCCACGGAGCTTGCGTAGAGGCCGTCCATCAGCAGCGTGACGCCGCCGGGCGCGGCCTGCTGCACCGAGGAAAGCTGGTCGCGCAGACGCCAATCCACCGAGAACCTCTCGGATTGTCGCGCGGCTCGGCGAAGGGGCCAGAGGTCGGTGACCTTGGGGCAGTCGAGAATCTCCATGCGGGTGAGGCGGGGCAGGGAGGAGAGGGGCGAGATGTCGGTGAGGCTGGGGCACGATTGCAGGCTCACGGCCTCCAGGGTGTCCAGGGCGGCCAGCGGTGTGAGATCGCGGAGGTCCGGGCAGCCGGCAAGGTCGAGCTCGGCGAGCGCCTGAAGATGCCGTAGTGGGGTGAGGTCGGTGACAAAGGGCATGCCGTGCAGCCCGAGGGTGGTGAGCGAGCGGAGGCGTGCCAGCGGCGTGATGTCGAGGACTGCCGGGCACCGGCGGAGCGTGAGGATGCTCAGATTGGGCAGTTGCGTGAGGGGGGTGAGGTCGGTGAGCCGGTCGCAGCCGTCCAGTTCGAGGACGCGCAACTCCTTGAGGCCGGCCAGGGGCGCCAGGTCGGGGACCCGAGGGCAGGATTCGAGCCGGAGCACCCGCAGCTTGCGGAGACCTGCGAGGGGCCTTAAGTCGGCTGGGTTGGCGCCGGCGAGCCAGAGGGATTCGAGGTTCTGGAATGCGGCGAGGGGGGCGAGGCTCGTGACGGCCTGGGTGCAGTCGAGCTTGAGGGCAGAGGCCCTGTGCAGGTGTTCGAGTTTGCGAAGGTCCGATACGCCTTGAACCGCTACAGCATAGTAACGGTCGGGAGGGAGTTCCGGAATGTCGGGGAGCCCGCTGGCATAACACCATATGGTGAGAGGCGTTATGCCGATCTTGATCGCGCCTCGGAGCTCGATGCGGCCATCGAGGGTGCCCAGGCGCACGCCCGCGACGTCCTCCGTGCCGCACTCGTGGACGACGAAAACCTCGGGCCCGCGCTTGCGGAACACAAGCGTGCTGTCGCCATCATAGAGATGGGGCATCCACAGGCCGCGCTGCGACGAGATGACCATCCACTCGCCAGGGAAGACATGCCGCTCGCGCGGCCGCTTGCTGGTCGGGTAGACGGTCAGGTCGCTACGCTGCGCCGGCGGCTCAACGAGATCTTCACCGAAACCGGGCGCGCACAGGAAAGGCAGGATAACAGCGGCTAGAAGCTTCCGACCTGATCCCACTCGAGACCTCCTGGGGTGATGCCAGTGTCGCGTGATCGGCAGCGGGTGGGAAACTCAGGATCGGCTACTACTACATTGTGCCCCAAGTACCAGGGAATGTCAAGAAATTGCGCGCAGAATCCCCAATCCACTGCGGCGCCTTGACCCCGAGGGGGGACCCCGGCTAGAATACGCCCGTGGACGACCACGAGAAGACGGCCTCCGCCCGTTCCATCCTGATGCCCGCGTCGGCGCTGCGCGGGAAACGGTGGGACCCCGGCTACTGGCTGGCTGATAGGCCCACAGAGGCCGATGCGGCCGCGCTGCCGCGGGTCCCGCTGGGCTCCTTCATCGAGACCATCTGCTATGGTGCCATCCTCCCCGGGAGGCGCCCGGAACCGGTCCGCGATGGCGTGGCGATAGTGGGCCAGCGGGAGGTCAGGCCGACGGGCGTCGTGCTGGATCGCGCCATCCGCGTCGCCGAGGGCTGCGCCTACGACCCATCGCGCTGCCGCCTGAGGCCGGGCGACGTCGTGCTCGCCCGCTCTGGCGTCGGCGCGCTCGGAAAGAAGCTGTTCACCGTCTTCCGCAACCCGGTGAGGGCGACCGTGAGCTGCTTTGTGGACTTGGTCCGCCTCCAGGGGATCAGCCCTTTCTATGTGGTGACCTTTCTGCGGTCGAGGATGGGCTGGTCCCAGGTGGAGCGGCTGATGAGCGGCGTTGGGACGCCGAACCTCAGCTTCTCGCAGGTACGGTCGCTGCTGGTGCCTGTGCTGCCGGCCGCCGAACAGCAAGAGATCGAGGCGGCGTGGGCTGGGATCGGCCAGCTTCACGATGCCGGGCGGCTGGCGGAGGCGACTCGGGCGCTCGATAGCCTGGTGGCCGACCTCGAGACGCGCCTGGCCCGACGCGGCAGCCAGGCCGTGTAATTCCGCATTCGCACTTGACACGACTGCATGTCCCAGTATAATCAAGCGTTACCCGCCATAGCTGCGCCTTGAGAGTGGCGCAGCGGGGCCTTCGAACCCATTGCGCGCGGATTGGGCAACCCATGGCTGATGTGGTGATTGACCGAGTCGTCAAGGTCTACCCCGGCAACGTGCAGGCCGTGCGCAACGTTTCACTGCATATCAAGGACCTCGAGCTGATGGTGCTGGTCGGGCCGTCGGGCTGCGGAAAGTCTACCATGCTCCGCATGGTGGCCGGGCTCGAGGAGATCACGGAGGGCCAGATCTCGATCGGCGGCCGAGTGGTGAACGACGTGCCGCCCAAGGACCGCGACATCGCGATGGTGTTCCAGAACTACGCGCTGTACCCACACATGACGGTTTACGACAACATGGCCTTCGGGCTGAAGCTGCGCAAGTACCCGAAAGCCGATATCGAGCAGCGGGTGAACGAGGCGGCGCAGATCCTGGGCATCCAGGACCTCCTGCACCGCAAGCCCAAGGCTCTATCGGGCGGCCAGCGCCAACGCGTGGCGGTGGGACGCGCCATTGTGCGCAAGCCGTCGGTGTTCCTGTTCGACGAGCCGCTGTCGAACCTGGATGCGAAGCTGCGGGTGGAGATGCGGGCCGAGCTGAACAAGCTGCACCGGCGGCTCGAGACCACGATGATCTACGTGACGCACGACCAGGTGGAGGCCATGACGCTGGGCGACCGCATCGCCGTGATGAAGGACGGCACGCTGCAGCAGGTGGCCCCGCCCCTCGAGATCTACGACCGGCCGGCCAATCAGTTCGTGGCCGGCTTCATCGGCACCCCGCCGATGAACTTCCTCAAGGGCACGCTGGCGGCCGAGAACGGCCGCCTGTGTTTCGACGAAGGCAGCGCGCGGCTCCAACTGCCCGAGCGCTTCGGCCCGGCCCTCGAGAAGCGGGTGGGCCAGCGGGTGGTGATGGGCATCCGGCCCGAGACCATCTCGGTCCGTCCCGGCGACGCCGAGGCCGCCGCGGGCCGCGCCCTGCGAGTCAAAGTGAACGTCGTCGAGCCGCTCGGCGACGAGATGCTGCTCTACCTCTCCACCTCGAAGCACGACCTGATTGCCAAGGTCGACTCGCACCAGAGGGCCGAGGTGGGACAGGAGATGGCGATTGCTCTCGATGTGGCTCGCAGCCACGTGTTCGACCCGGACACGGGGGTCAACCTGACGGCGACGCACCCCACGGCCAGTGCCTGAGTGCCGCCGGGCCGGCCGGCGCCCGGGGCGGGTTGGTCGAGAGTGGGATCGTCTCCCACTCTTTTTCTTAGGGGGCTGATTCGGTGGCAGAGGGCATGTTCCTTCGGGGCACCCACTGAGGAGTGGCTTTTGAACGGCGATCTGTTGCGATTGGTGGACAGCATTCACCGCGACAAGGATATTGACAAGGAGATCATCTTCGACGCGCTCGAAGACGCCCTCCTGTCGGCGGTGCGGAAATACTACGGCCCGAAGTCGGACATCGCCGTCTTCGTGGACCGCGAGTCCGGGCAGATCGAGGCGTACGACGGGAACCAGCCGATCGACGCGCTCGACATCGGCCGCATCGCGGCCCAGACGGCGAAGCAGGTGATCATCCAGAAGATCCGGGACGCGGAGCAGGAAGCCATCTTCCGCGACTATGAGAGCCGCGTGAAGCAGATCGTCAGCGGCACAATCCAGCGGGTCGAGGGCAGCCGCATCATCATCAACCTCGGCCGCACCGAAGGCATCCTGCCGCGCAGCGAACAGGTGAGCGAGGAGAACTACCGCATCGGCGACCGCATCCGCTGCTACCTCAAGGAGGTGCGCCGCGAGGGGAGCCGCGTGCGCATCGTGCTCTCGCGGAGCCACGAGGACTTCATCCGCCGCCTCTTCGAGCTGGAGGTGCCCGAGATCGGCGAGCGCGTGATCGAAATCATGGCCATCGCGCGCGAACCCGGCTACCGCACCAAGGTGGCCGTGGCCAGCGCCGACATCAAAGTGGACTGCGTGGGCGCCTGCGTGGGCGTGCGCGGCTCGCGCATCAAGAACATCGTCTCCGAACTCAACGACGAGAAGATTGACATCGTGCGCTGGAGCGACTCGCGCGACGTCTTCATCGCCAACGCCCTGAAGCCCGCCGAGGTGAAGGACGTGGTGGTGATCAACGAGCTGAACCGCGCCCGCGTGGTGGTGCCGGAGGAGGAGCTGTCGCTCGCCATCGGCAAGCGCGGCCGCAACGTGCGCCTGGCGGCGAAGCTGTGCAACTGCGACATTGACGTGCTCAGCGAGGCCGAGTGCGAGCGCGAGCAGCAGGAGCTGGCGGCGGCCCTCGACGGCCTCGAGGGGCTGCCCGACCGCTTCCCGCAGCGGCTCTTCCAGATGGGCTACTCGGTGGAGGACATCGCCGAGGGCGCCAGCGCCTGGCGCGAGCGGTTCGACATTGCCGAGGGGCCCGCCAGCCAGATCTTCGCCCGCTGCCGGATCGCCGCCGAACAGATCGCCGCCGCGCGTGCCGCGGCCGCCGCCGCCTCTGCCGCGGAGGCCGCCGAGGCGGCCGCTGCTGCCGCCGAGGAGCCGCCCGGCACCGACGAGGCTGCCGAGGCCGGGACGCCCGGGGCAGAGGACGGCCAGGAAGAACCGCCCGCCGGCTCGGCCGGCGGAGAGGATGTCCAGGAGCCCGCTGAGGCCCCAGCTCAGGGTGGCGAGGGCCCCGAAGCGCCCGAAGAGGACCGACAACCGTTGGCCGACCCCCCAGCGCCCTCCGATGACGGCGCCGGGAGCTAGGCGAACGAAGTGGGCGGCGCCCCGCCCACCCTAGGAGGCGAAGCTTGCGTATCCGCTTGTATCAACTGGCCAAGGAACTCGGGGTCGAAAACAAGGACCTCGTGGCCAAGTGCCAGGAGATGGGCATCGAGGTCAAGTCGCACTCGAGCACGGTGGACGACCCTCAGGCGGCTAGCTTGCGTGCGGCATATGGAAGGAGCGCGACGGCGGTTGCTCCCCCACCTGCCCCCGCGCCCGCGGCGCCCGCCGCCGCGCCGCCCCAGCCAAAGCCGCCCAGCCCGCCCGCGGCGCCAGAGGCCCCGCCGCGGCCGAAGGCGCCCCCCAAGCCCCTGGTGCCCGAGGAGGACGAGCCGGCCCCTGCGGGCAAGGAGAAGATCCGCAAGCGTGCCCCCGTGCGCGAGGGGGCCGAAATCCTGCGCCGCATCGAGCTGCCGAAGTACGAGTCCACGGTGCGCGAGTACGGGCCGCACGTTCGCGTGAAGGAGCGGCGCGAGCCCGGCGCCGCTCCCCCGCCCCGACGGCGCTCCAGGCGGTTCGGGCGCGAGGGGCGACGCGGCGGCTTCATCGGCCGAGCGGCTCCGCAGATCGCCGCGCGCCCCACCAAGGTGGTCACCGACTTCCCCGTCACGGTGCGCTCGCTCTCGCAGAGCTCCGGCATCAAGGCGAACGAACTGATGGCCGCGCTCATGCAGAGCGGAGCCATGGTCAGCCTGAACCAGCCGCTGGGCGATGACGTGGTGGCGATGCTCGGCGCCACGCTGGGCATCGAGATCGAGGTGCGCCGCGGACGGGACCTTGAGGGCGAGCTGGCCGAGGCCCAGTCGGCTCCCGACCGGCCCGAGGACCTCGTGGCGCGGCCCCCCGTGGTCGCCTTCCTCGGCCACGTGGACCACGGGAAGACCTCTCTGCTCGATGCGATCCGCAAGACGCACGTGGCGGCGAGCGAGTTCGGCGGCATCACCCAGCACATCGGCGCGTACACGGTGGAGCAGGGCGGTCGCATGGTGACCTTCCTCGACACGCCCGGCCACCGGGCCTTCACGGCCATGCGTGCGCGGGGCGCGCAGGTGACCGACATTGTCGTGCTCGTGGTGGCGGCCGACGACGGAGTGATGCCCCAGACCGAGGAGGCCATCAACCATGCGCGGGCCGCCAACGTGCCCATTGTAGTGGCGATGAACAAGATTGACCTGCCGTCGGCCAACCCGCAGCGCGTGATGGAGGGCCTCAGCAAGCGGGACCTTCTGCCGGTGCAGTGGGGCGGCAAGGTCGAGGTCGTGCCGGTCTCGGCCGTCACCGGCCAGGGGATTGACGATCTGATCGAAACGCTGGCGCTCCAGGCGGAAATCCTGGAACTCAAGGCCAACCCCAAGAAGCCGGCCCGCGGCGTGGTGCTCGAGGCGCGGCTCTCCGAGGGGCGCGGGGCGGTGGCCACCGTGCTCGTGCGCGATGGCACCCTGCATCAGGGCGACGTGGTGTTGTGCGGGCAGGCCTATGGGCGCGCACGCAGCCTGCGCGACCACCTCGGGCGCACCCTCACCGAGGCCGGGCCGTCCATGCCCGTCGAAGTGTCAGGCCTGTCGGCTGTGCCGGCGGCCGGCGACACGGTGTCGGTGCTGGCCGACTACGACACGGCGCGCCAGATCGCGGAGGAGCGCCAGCGGCGGGCGCGCGAGGCCAGCTTCGCCGAGCGCCAGCACGTGACGCTGGAGAACCTCTTCGCCACGCTGGCCGAGACGGGGCCGAAGGAGTTGCGCGTGATCCTGAAGGCCGACGTGCACGGCAGCGTGGAGGTGATCCGCAAGGCCCTCAGCGAGGTGTCCACCTCCGAGGTGGCCGTGAACCTGCTCCACGCGGCCGTGGGCGGGATCAACGACAGCGACGTGCTGCTGGCCGACGCGTCGGACGCCGTGATCATCGGCTTCAACGTCGTGCCCGAGCCGTCGGCCCGCGCCCTGGCCGAGCAGACCGACGTCGAGATCCGCCTCTACAACATCATTTACAACCTCACCGACGACATGAAGGCCGCCCTCGAGCGGCGGCTCGAGCCCGAGCGTCGCGAGGTCGTGCTCGGCCACGCCGCCGTCCGCAAGGTCTTCCGCGTCTCGAAGGCGGGGAACATCGCCGGCTGCTACGTCACCGACGGGCGTGTGCCGCGCAATGCCCTGGTGCGCCTGACGCGGAACAGCATCGTGGTCTACGAGGGCAAGATCGCCTCCCTGCGGCACCTCAAGGACGACATCCGCGAGGCCGCCAACGGCACCGAATGCGGCATCCGCATCGTGGACTACGACGACGTGAAGGAAGGCGACGTCATCGAGGCCTACGAGATTCAGGAAATCAAGCGCAAGCTCTAGGCGGCCCCGGTTGCCGCCTGTCGCGCCACTGACCTCTGCCGCATGGCTTCCCTGGGGCGGGCATCTCCCATGACCGTAGGCACGCTGACCGTGAAACTGATGATCCGCGATGCCTTGTCGCTCAAGGACAAGCGACGCGTGCTCAAGAGCCTCAAGGACGTCATCCGGAACCGCCACAACGTTTCGATCGCCGAGGTGGGCGCGCAGGAGAATCGCCAGCAGGCTGTGCTGGGCGTGGCCATGGTGGGCACGGACGCGCAGTACGTGGATGGCGGGCTCGCCAAGGTGATGGACCTGATCCGGACCCACCCGGTCGCGGAACTGCTGGACTACGAGGTGGAGATCTACTGATGTCGAGCCGGCGAGCAGCGCGCGTGGCCGAGCGCATCCGGGAGGATGCCAGCCTCCTCCTGCTGCAAGAGCTTCGCGACCCCCGGCTCGCCTTCGTGACGATCACGAGGGCCGAGATCTCCGACGACCTTCGCCATGCGACGATCTACTACTCGGTGCTGGGCTCGGAGGGCAAGCGGCGGGCCGCCGAGCGCGGCCTCGCCAGCGCCCGCGGCCTGGTCCGCTCGCGGGTGGCCAAGGGCCTCATGCTGCGTGAGGCGCCCGAGATTCAGTTTACCTTCGACCCCTCCATCGAGAAGGCCGTCGAGATCTCGAGGCTCATCGATCAAGTGTCTGCCGAACTGCGCGAGCGGCATCCCACGAGCACGCCCGCTGCGGCAGCGGGCCGCGCCGACACCGCCGAGGCCGAGGATGCGGGGGAAGGGGGCGATGAGGCGGCCCCGTTCGGCGAGGACGAGTAGGCGGCCCGGACCTCCCGCCAGCGGCATCGCGGGCCACCCGGCGTTCCTGTCCCCGAGGGCATCTGGAATCCCTGCCTATGGGAACTCCTGACGTCGTGGAGTGGCGAGGCGGCGGCGTGGCATGGACCGTGGAGGCGGCGCGCGCCGAAGTGCTGCTCCGTGAGCTGCTGCCCGCGGTTCCTGGGATCGGCGGGCAGCCGGGCGTGGAGCTTGTCAAGCGAAGCCTTCAGCGGGAGGTCCACCGGGTGCGCCTGAGCGATGGTGCGCTGGCGATTGTGAAGACGTACCGTCTTCGACGCTGGAAGGACAGGTTCAAGCGCCATCTGTTCGGCAGCAAGCCGCGCATCGAGTGGGGCATCTCGCGGCGCTTGGTGGCTCTGGGCGTGTCGGCCTCGCACGCCATTGCGGTGGGCGAGCCCGTGGGCCCTCCGGAAGAGGTTGAGGGGTATCTGGTCCTTGACGCCCAGGCCGACGCGGTAGTCCTCACGTCCTACCTCGCGCCGATCCTCGAGGCCCGCAACGAGCGCCCCGCCGAGCCCCTGGGCGAGCTGGTCCGCGACGTGGCGGTCTTCGTGCGGGGCCTGCACGACCAGGGCGTGAGCCACCTCGACCTGCACGCGGGCAACGTCCTCGTCCGCACGGCGCCGCCGCCGAGCGCCGAACGCTTCCTGATTGTGGACCTCCACAGGGTGCGCGTCGGGCGCGCGCCCAGCCCCAAGCGGCGGGCGACGGCCATCGCGCAACTGCTCCAGAGCTTCGGGGCCGAGATCGCGCGCGACCCGGGGCCCACCGTGTCGGCCTTTCTGGATGCCTACCTGGACGCCGGTGAGGCGCTGCCGGGCCGCCGGATAACGCCGGCCCAGGTGGTCCGTGCCATGCGGAGCAGAGCGGCGCGGCGCCTGGCGAGCCGCGCTCGCCGCTGCCTGCGGGAGAGCACAGGGTACACGGTCGAGACCTTGTCGGGGTGGCGGATCTACCACCGGCGCGGGGTGTCGGCCGCCTCTTTGCTGGCGCTGTGGGAGCAGCACCGGCAGGCAGCCAGCGCGTCGCTCCCCGAGTGCGATGGCGTGGAGAGTCGCTTCCCCCAGGAGGAGGGCGGCAAGGTGCTCACGGTGCGCGGGTATCGGGCGCGCGGCTGGCTGGGGCGGGTGTTGCGGGGCCTCGTGCCGTGTGCGGCGGTGCGCGACTACGCGGCGGCGCATCGGGCCTGGCTCAGGCAGGGCACGGGGCCGGTGGCCGTGGCCGCCGCCGAGTGCCGGCAGGGGCCGGATCGAGGCAAGTCGTTTGCAGTCTTCGAGATAGAAGCCGACTCGCGCTAGAGGGAGGCCGCTGGCGCTGCCGTGGGGAGTGGGCACCCGCCGCGGGGTAAGTGGCGCTTGGAAAGGCTTCGGTCATCTGGTATAATCGGGCGTGTCTGCACTGGGCATGCGGCCTCCGGTGGTCGTAGACGGGCGCGCCGGCGGCTGGGCGACGCACCGCGGGCAATACTTATCAACGGGTCGGCGCGGCATGCTGAGCATCATCCATCGGTATGTGCTCTGGGAGCTTGTGCGGAGCTTCATCATCAGCTTCGCCGCGCTGGTGGGCATGATGCTCCTGGGGGCGCTCTACCGTCCTCTGCGGTTGGGCGTGAGCCTCGAGGACTTGGCCAGCCTGATCCCCTACATGCTCCCGCATCTCTATGCCTGGGTGATCCCTGCGGCCGCCTTGTCGGCATGCGTGATGTCGTACGGGCGACTGTCGGCCGATAACGAGATCACGGCGTTGTGCACGAGCGGTGTTCCGCTACGCTACATCTGCTACCCAGCCCTGGTGCTGGGGCTCGTGCTGACGAGTCTGGCGATGCCGCTGAACGATACGCTCGTGCCTCACTGCATGATCCTCAAGGACCGCGAGTTGCGGCGGATATTCTATCGGGAGCCGTTCCGCGTGTCTCTCCTGGGCCGTGAGATCACCACAAGCATCGGCGGCAGTAAGATTTATGTTGAGGCTGTGGACGGCAATATCCTGCGGAACGTGGTGGTTATCGAGCCGAAGAAGGAGGAAGACACATCGCGGGAGGACCGCAAGAAGAAGCGAGAGACCCCGTCACCTGCCGCCACAACCAAGGCGGGGACCGACGATGAGGCCAGCTCGGAGGTGAACGTCTACCGGGCCGAACGGGCCCGCTACACCTTTGACAAGGATCGGCGCAAGATCCGCATCGTGCTCGAGCACGCGCAGGTTGTGATGGTGCTGCCGGGGCGGAGTGCGCGGCAATGGATTGAGATATCCGCTGACGAGCAGGTGAAGGAAATCGCGGTCGCCGACACTGAGGTGAGCTTCGAGAAGCGCGGGAACACGACCACAGCCCAACTTCTGGCGAGGGTGGCCGCCAGGCGCCTCGAGCTTGCCACGGGCCGAGGAGCCAAGAGGTCCCTGGAGCGCGAGATCGTCCACCTGCTCACCGAGGTGCGGCTGCGCGAGGCGCTGGCCTTTTCCGTGCTGGCGCTGTGCTTTGTGGGGGTGCCGATCGGCGTGTGGATGCGGCGGCAGAGTCGTCTGGCTTCGTTTGCTGTCGGCATCCTGGTCTTCATGCTGCTTTACGCGATGATCGTGGGGGGCGAAGGGCTGTCGCTCGAGCAGCGCCTGCCGCCATGGCTGGCGCTCTGGACCCCGGACGCGTTGATGGCGGGGCTGGGCTTGGCGCTGCTCATGCGCCTGTTCCGCCACTGAGGGGAACCCGACCGTGCTGGGACGCCGCCTCGATCGCTACATCGGCCTGTTCTTCATCTGGCACTTCGTGCTCAGCCTTGTGGCCATCGTGCTCCTTTACGTGATCATTGACACGTTCGCGAAGCTCGAGAACTTCCTGGAGCAGGACACGATTCTGGCGTTCCTGCGCTGGATCATCGTCTACCACGCCTACCAGGTGCCGGCGCTTCTCACCCAGTTCTTCCCGCTGGTGACGCTGCTGGCGGGGGTGCTGGCGATCAGCCGGCTGGCGCGCTACAACGAGCTGAACGCGATCAAAGCGGTGGGAATCAGTCTGAACCGTGCCCTGGCTCCGGTGCTGCTGATCTCGCTGGCCATCGGGGGGCTGGCGGCGGCGAACCAGGAGCTTCTCGTGCCGCTCCTCGCCCCGGGAACCGTCGAGGTGAGGAGCGACGGCTCGAGGAAGGAGACCTACAAGGACCTCGCGTCGTATGACCGGGCCGCCAAGGCCACCATCTGGGTGCGCCAGCTTGCGTACTCGATGCCCGGCTTTGCGGTGACAGGGCTGGAGGCGCATCCCACAGGCACTCCGGCCTCCGGCCGGAAGCCGGATGCCCTTCGAATCCGCAATGCCACGGGCATCTGGGTCGAGCGCTCGATCTTCCTCACGGGCGGCGAGGCCCAAGACCCGCAGGGCGCTTGGAAGCCGTTCCAATACAAGAGCCTGACCACCAAGGAGAGCGCCACCACGTACCCCATGCCGCGGGAGCCGGAAGCCGGCGTCCCCGTGCGCCTTACGGGCGACCGCCTGGGCACCCCGGTGGCCATCAGCTTCAGCGCGTGGGAGCGCAAGGGCTCGCTGCGCCTGATGGTAGATGCGCAGCTCACGGCGCCATTGCGGGGCCAGGATGCGCAGGCGCCCATCGCCATTCAGGCCGCGCTCTGGCGCGACGAACCCCGGGTGTGGCTCGGGCGGGCCAGAACCTATTACGTGACCGAGACGAAGCGCGACGAGATCGTGTACGACGGCGACCCGCTACCCTTTGCCGTGCCGCCCTCGGACCTCATCAAGAGCGAGGCGGACCCGACGCTCAAGAGCTTCCGGGAGCTGCTCACGTACCGCGACTCGCCGCCGGCTCTGCGGCAGAAGCTGCTAGTCATCCTGCACAGCCGCATTGCCTTCCCGTTCGCGAGCTTCGTGCTGCTCCTGGTGGCCATTCCGCTCCTCTTCCAGCAGGAGGGCGGCAAGAGCACGTGGGTGGGCATGGGGCTGGCCCTGCTGGTGAGCATGTGCTTCTACTTCGTCAACTACATTTCCCAGCTCTCGGGCCAGAGCCCGAACGGCCTCCTCGCCGGCCTGCCGGCGCTCGCGGCGTGGCTGCCCATCCTGCTGTTCGGCATGGTGGGCATCGCGCTCATGCGCACCATGGAGACCTGATCGCCGGCGGCTGGCACCCAGCGCGGCAAGGAGCGGGCGGGAGGGGCGGCTACCCCCACATGCGAATGGGCAGGTGCGCGTTCGGGCGCTTGCGGTCGGGCGGCAGCGTGACCTTGAAGAGGCCGACCGGCTGCGGGCCGCAGCAGTGGCCGAAGAACAGATCGCCGTTGTGGTCCACCGCGCCGCGCGAGACGTATTGCGCGAAGCCGTCGGGCCGCTCCAGCACCGCCACCTCCTCGCGTTCGAGCGTCGTGGGGTCGAGGCGCCAGACCACGCCCTCCTGGTCTTTGTGGCCCTCGGGCAGGGGGTTGTACACCTTGTCGCGCCAGCGGGCGGCGACGTAGTAGAGCATGCCGTCGGCGGCGAAGGTCAGGCCGCCGCAGTGGTCGAGGCCGGTAGAGTAGGGGATGGTGGTGTCGCGCTTCTGGGTCGCGGGGCCGAGATCG
The Planctomycetota bacterium genome window above contains:
- the ugpC gene encoding sn-glycerol-3-phosphate ABC transporter ATP-binding protein UgpC, which gives rise to MADVVIDRVVKVYPGNVQAVRNVSLHIKDLELMVLVGPSGCGKSTMLRMVAGLEEITEGQISIGGRVVNDVPPKDRDIAMVFQNYALYPHMTVYDNMAFGLKLRKYPKADIEQRVNEAAQILGIQDLLHRKPKALSGGQRQRVAVGRAIVRKPSVFLFDEPLSNLDAKLRVEMRAELNKLHRRLETTMIYVTHDQVEAMTLGDRIAVMKDGTLQQVAPPLEIYDRPANQFVAGFIGTPPMNFLKGTLAAENGRLCFDEGSARLQLPERFGPALEKRVGQRVVMGIRPETISVRPGDAEAAAGRALRVKVNVVEPLGDEMLLYLSTSKHDLIAKVDSHQRAEVGQEMAIALDVARSHVFDPDTGVNLTATHPTASA
- the nusA gene encoding transcription termination factor NusA, giving the protein MNGDLLRLVDSIHRDKDIDKEIIFDALEDALLSAVRKYYGPKSDIAVFVDRESGQIEAYDGNQPIDALDIGRIAAQTAKQVIIQKIRDAEQEAIFRDYESRVKQIVSGTIQRVEGSRIIINLGRTEGILPRSEQVSEENYRIGDRIRCYLKEVRREGSRVRIVLSRSHEDFIRRLFELEVPEIGERVIEIMAIAREPGYRTKVAVASADIKVDCVGACVGVRGSRIKNIVSELNDEKIDIVRWSDSRDVFIANALKPAEVKDVVVINELNRARVVVPEEELSLAIGKRGRNVRLAAKLCNCDIDVLSEAECEREQQELAAALDGLEGLPDRFPQRLFQMGYSVEDIAEGASAWRERFDIAEGPASQIFARCRIAAEQIAAARAAAAAASAAEAAEAAAAAAEEPPGTDEAAEAGTPGAEDGQEEPPAGSAGGEDVQEPAEAPAQGGEGPEAPEEDRQPLADPPAPSDDGAGS
- the infB gene encoding translation initiation factor IF-2, with the translated sequence MRIRLYQLAKELGVENKDLVAKCQEMGIEVKSHSSTVDDPQAASLRAAYGRSATAVAPPPAPAPAAPAAAPPQPKPPSPPAAPEAPPRPKAPPKPLVPEEDEPAPAGKEKIRKRAPVREGAEILRRIELPKYESTVREYGPHVRVKERREPGAAPPPRRRSRRFGREGRRGGFIGRAAPQIAARPTKVVTDFPVTVRSLSQSSGIKANELMAALMQSGAMVSLNQPLGDDVVAMLGATLGIEIEVRRGRDLEGELAEAQSAPDRPEDLVARPPVVAFLGHVDHGKTSLLDAIRKTHVAASEFGGITQHIGAYTVEQGGRMVTFLDTPGHRAFTAMRARGAQVTDIVVLVVAADDGVMPQTEEAINHARAANVPIVVAMNKIDLPSANPQRVMEGLSKRDLLPVQWGGKVEVVPVSAVTGQGIDDLIETLALQAEILELKANPKKPARGVVLEARLSEGRGAVATVLVRDGTLHQGDVVLCGQAYGRARSLRDHLGRTLTEAGPSMPVEVSGLSAVPAAGDTVSVLADYDTARQIAEERQRRAREASFAERQHVTLENLFATLAETGPKELRVILKADVHGSVEVIRKALSEVSTSEVAVNLLHAAVGGINDSDVLLADASDAVIIGFNVVPEPSARALAEQTDVEIRLYNIIYNLTDDMKAALERRLEPERREVVLGHAAVRKVFRVSKAGNIAGCYVTDGRVPRNALVRLTRNSIVVYEGKIASLRHLKDDIREAANGTECGIRIVDYDDVKEGDVIEAYEIQEIKRKL
- a CDS encoding DUF503 domain-containing protein encodes the protein MTVGTLTVKLMIRDALSLKDKRRVLKSLKDVIRNRHNVSIAEVGAQENRQQAVLGVAMVGTDAQYVDGGLAKVMDLIRTHPVAELLDYEVEIY
- the rbfA gene encoding 30S ribosome-binding factor RbfA, which encodes MSSRRAARVAERIREDASLLLLQELRDPRLAFVTITRAEISDDLRHATIYYSVLGSEGKRRAAERGLASARGLVRSRVAKGLMLREAPEIQFTFDPSIEKAVEISRLIDQVSAELRERHPTSTPAAAAGRADTAEAEDAGEGGDEAAPFGEDE
- a CDS encoding lipopolysaccharide kinase InaA family protein; this translates as MGTPDVVEWRGGGVAWTVEAARAEVLLRELLPAVPGIGGQPGVELVKRSLQREVHRVRLSDGALAIVKTYRLRRWKDRFKRHLFGSKPRIEWGISRRLVALGVSASHAIAVGEPVGPPEEVEGYLVLDAQADAVVLTSYLAPILEARNERPAEPLGELVRDVAVFVRGLHDQGVSHLDLHAGNVLVRTAPPPSAERFLIVDLHRVRVGRAPSPKRRATAIAQLLQSFGAEIARDPGPTVSAFLDAYLDAGEALPGRRITPAQVVRAMRSRAARRLASRARRCLRESTGYTVETLSGWRIYHRRGVSAASLLALWEQHRQAASASLPECDGVESRFPQEEGGKVLTVRGYRARGWLGRVLRGLVPCAAVRDYAAAHRAWLRQGTGPVAVAAAECRQGPDRGKSFAVFEIEADSR